The Watersipora subatra chromosome 1, tzWatSuba1.1, whole genome shotgun sequence genome has a window encoding:
- the LOC137385413 gene encoding receptor-type tyrosine-protein phosphatase kappa-like has translation MLNIEGVNHKVNISQTSEVHEDIYLYDEIKTRDEDIPNVYEELDARESKHTRKQTCAISATYSSEFTENNRATISQQFKDLKSLGKNAVTLPRLTDEPNRKRKHESYARYADATMFKGMNRGNTYIACQGPTQAMSNDFLQMVWQEKHSAVITVYNPDDALKASYLSFCPETLGSSVNFQNFKVILLAIEQKPRYVARTLQIYKESETFTVRQFEFQPRDELSSVVEMNSFVEFVRTVRCLFSGHGSPIIVYSSGGEEMSGVFIGLSILLEEAETTGTVNVMEGVKGIRERRPQLIKTETEYSLLYEALMEAIESEGYVCKKKALKRKLEIGNTSILNEYKKIEMVTDQRRQHMEDSWTDSAAMLDGFYFLDVYRTRDQFIVGQAIEDHQSEAFWEMTISKNIQIIVILDSQQMSGFFPHSDETSVSFGKILVDRVNSRCNQMIEVINITVNSQPVLFMKIKVWADGEVKGLPDYSSLLYYLSAVERQVQYDTEGKICVMDSESGRKAVVFVAAYSAMQKGNTEQLVDVYGSVLAVRNRNCNSVFTVVGG, from the exons ATGTTGAATATCGAGGGTGTCAACCATAAAGTTAACATAAGCCAAACTTCAGAGGTTCATGAGGACATTTACCTTTACGATGAGATTAAAACCAGAGATGAAGACATTCCAAATGTATATGAAGAGTTAGATGCTAGAGAAAGCAAACACACCAGGAAACAGACCTGTGCGATTTCTGCTACATATTCTTCTGAGTTTACAGAGAACAATCGAGCAACCATATCTCAACAGTTCAAA GATCTGAAAAGCTTAGGGAAGAATGCTGTGACACTTCCGAGATTAACGGATGAGCCAAACAGGAAGAGGAAACATGAGAGTTATGCCCGCTATGCTGATGCAACCATGTTTAAA GGAATGAACAGAGGAAACACCTACATTGCCTGTCAAG GTCCAACTCAGGCAATGAGCAATGACTTTTTGCAAATGGTCTGGCAAGAGAAACACAGTGCTGTCATAACTGTTTATAATCCTGATGATGCCTTAAAG GCTTCATATTTGTCTTTCTGCCCTGAGACGCTAGGCTCTTCAGTAAACTTCCAAAACTTCAAGGTCATTTTACTTGCTATAGAGCAGAAGCCTCGATATGTTGCAAGGACACTGCAGATTTACAAG GAGAGCGAAACCTTCACTGTGAGACAGTTTGAATTTCAACCTAGAGATGAGCTGAGCTCTGTAGTAGAGATGAACTCATTTGTAGAGTTTGTTAGAACAGTGAGGTGTCTCTTTAGTGGTCATGGAAGTCCAATCATTGTCTATAGCAG TGGTGGAGAAGAGATGTCTGGAGTTTTCATTGGACTCAGTATTTTGCTAGAAGAAGCTGAAACAACCGGTACTGTAAATGTCATGGAAGGTGTTAAAGGAATAAGAGAAAGGAGACCACAGTTGATAAAAACAGAG ACAGAGTATAGTCTTCTTTATGAGGCTTTGATGGAAGCCATCGAATCTGAAGGTTACGTCTGTAAGAAGAAGGCTCTCAAAAGAAAACTAGAAATAGGAAATACTTCAATTCTCAACGAGTATAAG AAAATAGAGATGGTAACTGACCAACGCAGACAGCATATGGAAG ATAGTTGGACTGACTCTGCAGCAATGCTCGATGGATTTTACTTCCTTGAT GTTTACAGAACAAGAGACCAGTTTATTGTGGGACAAGCAATAGAAGATCATCAGTCTGAGGCATTCTGGGAAATGACAATATCTAAGAATATTCAAATCATTGTCATTCTGGACTCCCAG cAGATGAGTGGATTCTTTCCTCATTCTGATGAAACCTCTGTCTCCTTTGGCAAAATACTTGTTGACAGAGTTAATTCAAGGTGCAATCAGATGATAGAAGTAATCAATATAACTGTGAAT AGTCAACCAGTTCTCTTCATGAAGATCAAAGTTTGGGCTGACGGAGAAGTGAAAGGTCTGCCGGACTACAGTTCCTTGCTATACTACCTAAGTGCTGTTGAGAGACAAGTTCAATATGACACAGAAGGCAAGATATGTGTGATGGACTC AGAAAGTGGGAGAAAAGCAGTCGTTTTTGTAGCAGCCTACAGCGCCATGCAAAAGGGAAATACTGAACAATTGGTAGACGTTTATGGTTCAGTTCTGGCTGTGCGAAACAGAAACTGTAACTCTGTGTTTACCGTGGTAGGTGGCTGA